The sequence below is a genomic window from Pseudorca crassidens isolate mPseCra1 chromosome 20, mPseCra1.hap1, whole genome shotgun sequence.
ATTTGGTGTTGTGAATGTTTGGATTTTGGCCCTTCTTACAGGTATGTAATAGTGTGtacttttcagtttaatttgcatttccttgcaTCTTTGTATATGCTAaattgtcatctgtatatcttattattattaatttttttgctacgttgggtcttcattgttgcacgtgggctttttctagttgcgatgaacagggtctactcttcattgtggtgcgcgggtttctcattgcagtggcttctcttgttgcagagcatggcctctaggcacgcaggtttcagtagttgtggcacgtggtcttcagtagttgtggctcacaggctctagagcgcaggctcagtagttgtggcacacgggcttagttgctccgtggcatgtgggattttcacggaccaggacttgaacctgtgtccctgcattggcaggcggattcttaaccactgtgccaccagggaagtcctgtatatcttcttttaatGAGGTGTTTGTTAAGGTGCTTTGCTCATTTGgtatttggatttttgttttcttactaagttttaagagtttttttgtatttagcatttaggtctgtgatccattttgagttaattttttgtgaaGGTTTGGGTCTagaattcatttctttgcatgtgATGTTCGGTTGTTCCAGTACTATTTATTCAAAAGACttaacttttctccattgtattgcaCTTGTTCATCTGTCAAAGGTCAGTTGAGTGTATttctatgggtctatttctgggttttcaaTACTGTTCACTGAacagtttctctgtcttttcagcAATATCACACTGGCTTGATTACTTTAGATACTAAGTCTTAAAGTTGAGTAGTGTCAGTCtgccagctttgttcttcttaagttttgtgttggctattctcggacttttgcctttttgtataaattttaggatcaaaGTATTTatgtccacaaaataacttgctggtaTTTTGATttgggttgcattgaatctattgaTGAAGTTGGGAAGAACGGACATATTGATGATACTGGGTTTTCCTGTTTATGAAcgtgaaatatctttccatttatttagttctttgatttctttattagAATGTTTGAtcgtttatttgttttttggctgcactgtgagACCtgagggattttagttcccctactagggatcgaactcaggcccatggcagtgaaagcatggagtcctaaccattgaaCCACCATGGACATGATTTCTCTatctaagttttatagtttctctcATGTATATCTTGTACATGTTTTGGTAGATCTGTAACTCAATATTTCTTTctattgctctcttttttttttttttttttttttgagctggtGGTAATTTacatggtattgtgtttttaatttcaaattcactTGTTCATTGATGGTATATAGGAcataattgacttttgtatattaagcTTATGTCCTGAAAGCTTGCTATAATTGCTTCTTagttccaggaatttttttttcctctattttttggGTGTTTTACATAGCTGATCATGTCATATGAGAATGAAGacagttttattccttccttcctgatcAGTATGCCATTTATATAACCTCATCTCATTGCCTTTGTTTTGACTTCCACTGTAAAGTTGAAAGGGAGTTGTAAAAGGGAACATCCTTGCCTTCTTCATCTTAGTGGGAGAATTCTAGTTTTTCTCTAGTAAGTATGATAGTAGCTATAGGGTTTTATTTAGTTTATCAAGTTTaagtattttttcaatttttaggtTATATCATATGGAGATTTTGAATATGAGtggctgttggattttgtcagatcctttttctgcatctattgatgaGATCATGAGTTGGTTTTTAACCTGTTGATGACAtggattatattaattgattttttaatgttaagtcaGCATTGTATAACGTGGATCATTCTcagttggtcatggtgtataatccatccttccttccttccttccttccttccttccttccttccttccttccttccttccttccttccttccttccgtccctccctccctcccttcctgcattggatcttcgttgctgcgcacaggctttctctagttacagtgattgaggggctactcctcattgtggcacgcgggcttctcattgcaattgCTTCTCTTAtcgtagagcatgggctctaggcgcgcgggctcagtaattgtggctttcAGGCTCAGTCAtggtggctcacaggcttagttgctctgcagcatgtgggatcttcccagaccagggctccaacccctgtcccctgaatcggcaggcggattcttaaccagtgtgccaccagggaagccctcctttttcactttgatattagtaatttgtgtcctctctTGTTTTTGTGACTAGGCTGACTAGCATGTTTTTGATTTTATTGGGcattttaaagaaccagcttttttttttactttgttgatttttctctactgatttttaaaattatttctttttttcttcctttgtatttcattttcccCTAGTTTCCTAAGATAGAGGCACAGATGACTGATTTTAGGTTTTTAATCTtatctaatatatgcattcagtgCTACCGATTGCCATATaaacactgctttcactgcatcggcatttttttaaagtttatttttcggtgcgttgggtcttcgttgctgtgtgtgggctttgtctagttgcagtgagtgggggctactcttcatggtggtgcacaggcttcttattgtggtggcttctcttgttgcagagcgtgggctctaggggtgcggacttcagtagttgcagtgtgtgggctctagagcgcaagcttagtagttgcggcacacaggatcagttgctctgcagcatgtgggatgttcccagaccagggcttgaacccgtgtcccctgcattgacaggcagattcttaactgccaccaaggaagtccccatctGCATGTTTTCACAActgctgtgtttctttctttcaaaatacttaaaaatttatcttaatatttattctttgaccCATGTTTTATTTGGAAGTGTATTGTTGAATTTATCAGTGTTGTGCAATTTTACAGCTATCCTTTTGTTTCTGGTTGCCGGTGTAATTCCACTTTGTTCTGAGAACTGATCTTGtatgttttctattcttttaaatttgttaaggtgtgttttctGGCCCAAGGTGTAATCCATCTTGTGAATGTTCTATGTCAGTTTGAGAAgaatattctgctgtttttgaatggagtAGCCTAGTAATCTGTAGGTGACTGTTACATCCAGTTGACTGATGATGGTGATCCTCAGTTTACCAGCATCCttatagattttttcttttctggatctGTTCATTTCTTAGAGAGGTTTGTTGAATGAAGTCTCCAAGTGTTATAGCAGATTCATCTATTTTTTACTTGTAGGCCTGTTTTGCCTCATATTTTGACATTGTGTTGTTAGATGCAGACATGTTAAGGATTGTTGTGTATTCTGGAGTATTGACCCCTTTACCATTGTGTCATTCTCATTATCCCTGATGACTTTGCTTATGCAAAATCTGCTGTGATATCAGTATAGTTAttaccacttttcttttttttcttttgatttgtgtTGACCTCTTTTTCTGTATTGACATACTTTTAATTtatatgcatctttttttttaagcatctttttaaaaattttttgtggtatgtgggcctctgactgccgtggcctctcccactgcggagcattagctccggacgtgcaggcttagagGACACGacccacaggcccagcagctctgctgcatgtaggatcctcctggactggggcatgaacctgcgtcccctgcatcgacaggcggactctcaaccactgcaccacaaaggAAGACCTttaagcatcttttaaaaaatttttttaaattttggttatgctgggtcttagtcgaggctcgcaggctccttagtgGTGGCTCACTTGCTCCTTTATTTGTGGcacatgtgctccttagttgcggcagtgTGCTCCTTAATTGTGGCTGGTGGGGTCCTTAGTTGTGGCctatgggctccttagttgtggtgtgcaaactcttagttgcggcatgcatgtaggatctaattcccagaccagggatcaaacccacgtcccctgcattagaaggtggattctttttttttttttttgggggggtggtacacgggcctctcactgttgtggcctctcccattgcagagcacaggctccagacgcacaggctcagtgaccatggctcatgggcccagccactccacggcatgtgggatcttccaagaccggggcacgaacccgcatcccctgcattggcaggcggactttcaaccactgcaccaccagggaaacccagaaagtggattcttaaccactgcaccaccagggagctTCCTCTATGTGcatctttgtatttaaagtgggtttctcgGAGACAACATATAATTCAgtcttgttttttgatccactctgatAATCTctcttttaattggtgcattgAGACTATTGATGTTTAATATATTGATACAGTTGGGTAAACATCTAACATATTTGTTGCCATTTTCTTTCCATTGccctttttctttgttcctagTTTAGTCTTCCACCCttctttttgtggttttaatgAAGCATTTTGAAtgaccctttttctcttctttgttagcatATCATCTATActtgttccttttcattttttaatgtagtcGCGATAGAGTTTCCAGTATGTATTTACAACTAATTCAAGTCCACATTCAAATGACACTGTGGTTTCATGGGTAGTTTAAAAagctcataatttttaaaaatcctgattttccatcttctccattgtattattgttgtcttttgttttaattttacataaacatacatatatgggtatgtttaaaaatacatgatggAGTACACTTTTGCTATTGTTGTTTTGTACAAACTGTTAAATCTAAATAGACAATTTTCagaagaagatatgcaaatggtgACCTtctacatgaaaaggtgctcaaaatcactaatggttgaggaaatgcaaattaataccacaatgaaataccacctcacaGCTGTTATAATGTCTGTTatgaaaaagacaataaataagtataggagaagatgtgaagaaaagggaccctgtgtgcactgttggtgggaatgtacattatTTCTACCACATGGAAAAGAGTAGAGAATCCTTACAGAATTAAGAAAggaactaccatatggtccagcagtTCCATCTCTGTGTATTTATCTAGGGGAGTGAAATCATcatctcaaaaagatatgtgtACTCCATGTTTattgctgcattatttacaatatccaagacatggaaacaacttcaGTGTCCgttgatggatgagtggataacaAACAcgtcatatatatggaatactattcagttttattcaaccattaaaaaaagaaggaagttttgcatttacagcaacatgattGGATTTTacagacattatgctaagtgaaataagtcagagagaaatcCTGTTGTCCCTATGTTtccacagaggattggtgccaggATCCCCTGCATATACTGAAATCTGGGGGTGTTTAAGTCCCATAGTCAGACTTCTGATTCTGAAGTTtcccattgttttaaaaatataaattaattaattatatttattttggctgtgttgtgtcttcgttgctgctcgtgggctttctctagttgcaacgagcgggggctactcttcgttgtggtgcatgggtttctcattgcagtggcttgttgcggagcacgggctctaggcgcacaggcttcagtagttgtggtacgcaggcttcagcatttgtggctcgtgggctctagagtgcaggctcagtagttgtggtgcacgggcttagttgctccatggcatgtgggatcttcccagcccagagctcgaatccatgtcccctgcattggcaggtggattctcaaccactgcaccaccagggaagcccaaggttcccatttttggattcatcCAACTAAAGATCATGTAGTGCTGTGTATTTATTGGAAAATATCCCTGTATAAATGGACCCAAGCAATTCTAACCCATGTTATTCAAGGTTTAAATATACTACATGATTATACTTACATGGgaaatctttgaaaaaataacaacaacaacaaactcagATGCAGAcaacagattagtgattgccagaaCACAGGAAGGTGGGTAGATGACATGGGTGAAGGGTTTCAGAAGTTACAGACTTCTAGTTATGATTAAGTCCTGGGGACGTAATTCACAGCATAGTGATTTTAGTTAACAAAAATGTATTGTATATTTAGAAGTTTTTAAgaaagatcttaaaagttctcatcagaagaaagaaaattgtaagacataaTTCAACTGAACTTATGTGGTAGTCATTTCAGTGTGTACATATATAGAGTAATGTTGTACAGCTTGAAGATATATGATGTTCCCCAACAATTATGtgtctgtaaaatattttttattctgatgTTCTTCCTTTCTCTATGAAACCCAAACTTCTGAACTTCTGATCTATATCATTTAccatctgtctctttttttttttttttttggccatgctgtgccaCATGCGACATCTTAGTTtctcgaccagggatcaagcccatgccccctgcagtggaagcatgcatggtaaccactggactgccagggaaatcccttcatctctctgaagaacttcttttaatatATTCCCACAATTTTTCTGTATGTAAGAAAGTGTTTATTTCACCATCACTGTTGAAGGGTAATTTTTGCTGGATACCAAATTCTGGGTTGCTGAAGGTCACCTCCCACACCCACCCTGAGCACTTTAAATGTTTCACTTCATTCTCTTCTTGTCTGCATGAGTTCTGAGGAGAATTCAACTGTAATTGTTTTTGTTGCTTCTCTGTGGGTAAGGTGTTTATTCCTATGGCTTCTTTCAGAACTTTTTTGTACATTTGAATGTGATATACCTAGGTGTAGTTTTTTCACATTAAACCTACttgatgttctctgagcttcctggatctgtgctTTGGTGTCTGATAGTAATTTGGTGGAAATTCTCCATCATTATtgcctcaaatattttttctgttcctttgtctctttctcctttaatGTTTCCATATGTGTATGTTAaaccttttgtagttgtcccaccaatattggatttttttttttgtcttgtcctttttttttttttcagttttggaagtttttcctAAGAGAACATCAAGCTCAGATTCTTTCCTCACCTATGTCCAGTTTATAAATAAGCCTATCAcagtcatttttcatttctgttacggTGTTCtcgatctctagcatttcttctttttttttttttctctagcatTTCTTGATTCTTTGTTAGATTTCCCATCTCTTTGCTTACATTGCCTTTCTGCTCTTGTATGctgtctgctttatccattcgCAGACATTAATTAGCATATtgattataattgttttatattccCAGCATGATCATCCCAACATTCCTGTGATATCTGATTCTGGTTTTGAAGTTTCGTGTGTTCAAACTTCGTTTTGTGGGACACTGCAAATCTTCAGTAGACTCCATAGTTGCAAAAGAGTTACAACAGTTAGATTGTTCCCATTTAGGTGAGGAGATGGATTCTTAACAGTCTGTATTCTATCCACTGTTCATCCTTCCCCACTCTGTCTCCACTGGATGTTCTTTTGGTGGTATTTAAATATCGTTCCTTGGTCTATTGTGTACTGAGTTCCTCTGGGCTCATGTTGGCCACTTACCTGTCCTGACTCTGTTAGGGCTTGTATCATTTCTGTCCCATGTAGTTTTTCAGCTGGAGATGGAGAGTCCTTGGTGGTTTCATGAGATGGACATGACTCTAGTTTCAGTATAAAGAGCTTAAAGATAGCCTGGTAAGATGAATGGCCGCTAGGAGAGGGCTTGTTATAAGGTCTGTGTTGAGAAATAATACCTGGAATGTATCTTATTTGACTAGTGTTTTAGGGCCATTGTCAGTGGCCCCCAATTACTTCTCTTGTCCTTTCTCCATTCTTGACATTCTGTTAACTTGTGCTTTTTActacttcccttttttttttcttttgaccatggcccatggcctgtgggatcctagtttcccaaccaggggttgaacccacgatccctgcattggaagcatgaagtcttaacccctggaccaccagggaattccctacttcccctgctttttttttttttttttttttttttttttgcagtacgcgggcctctcactgttgtggcctctccagttgcggagcacaggctccggacgcacaggctcagcagccatggctcacgggcctagccgctctgcggcatgtgggatcttcccagaccagggcacgaacccacgtcccctgcatcggcaggtggactctcaaccactgcgccaccagggaagccacctaCTTCCCATTTTTATTCTGACTCCAGCCTGGGATAATTTCCCTACCCCCTCTCTAACCCATTTATCTCATGTGGTCTTCACATTGTTTTCCCCTTAGTACTTACTGGTATTGTTTATGTCCTCAACCATGTATatatcctttaatatttcttgaacaCCAGCTACCAGTTGCAGTCAGATTTTCTGGGGCCTGGAAATACACTTCTGCATAGTATGATAGGTCACCAGTAGATGTGATCCTGGTGAAAGCCATTGACAGAGGAGTGAATTGTCGAACTTGCCTTTTGCCTTGGGCCACATCCAGTCCCTGTGTCCTGTACTTGGTGAGAGCACCTTCTTTCCCAATTTGACCCCAACTCCATTTCCTGAACACAATCCTATGGACTGCTTTCTTCATGTGTCAGATATACAGTTGTGATGGTGTCACTCACACCCAATAACATGAACAAGAACTTCACcatcatttctttgttttcaggTTCTTGGCACCGGGTCGAGGATGAAGAGACACCTTTTGAACAGAGCGTATCTGCAGGAGTGTCACAGATCAGGACTTCCAGTGCAGGTTCATCTCCTGAGAAGGCCCAGCTCTGTAAGATGTGCCTCCCAGTCTTGAGAGACATTTTGCACTTGGCTGAAGAGCAAGGAACAAATAGGGGGCAGAAAGCATACACATGTGGGGCATGTGGGAAACAGTTCTATTTCACTGCAAACCTTCAAGAGCACCAGAAGCAGCACATTAGAGAGAAACCCTTCAGCTGTGATATGGGGAGACCCGCATTTTTCAAAAGCTGCACAATCCATGCAACAGGGAATCTCTCTACCTACATGGAGATTGGGAACAACTATGTGGCCAAAATTGGACTTCAGAAACAGGTTACTAATACCAGGAAGAAACTGAACAACAGTAAGGTGTGTGAAGCTGTTTTTCACAGTGGAAAATGTCATCACAGCTGTGGAGAAGGCAACAAATTCTCCAGCCACACAGAAATACTTGTTCAGTCTGAGACAGTCCTCACTTGTGAAAGGTTTTGTGAATGCAGCAACTGTGGGAAAGCCTGCACCCAAAGAAGTAACCATAGTCAGCACCAGAaggttcacactggagaaaggccttatgaatGCAGCCAATGTGGAAAATTTTTTACCCACAAATCTAGTTTCCTTACACATCAGAGAGTTCACAGTGgggaaaggccttatgagtgcagtgaatgtggaaaaTCTTTTACTACTAGGTCTGGCCTCTATTATCATCTGcgagttcacactggagaaaggccttatgagtgcaatgaatgtgggaaatcttttagTAATAGGTCAATCCTTTGTAATCATCAGAGAgttcacagtggagaaaagccttttgagtgcagtgaatgtgggaaattctTTAGCCGAAATGGACACCTCAGTGCCCATAAGAAAGTTCATACTGGAGAAAAGCCTTATGAATGCAATAAATGTGGAAAATTTTTTACTGCTAAGACGAGCCTTCATTACCATCAGCGAattcacagtggagaaaagccTTATGAGTGTAGTcaatgtgggaaatcttttacTACTAGCTCTGGTTTCTATTATCATCAGAGAGTTCAcagtggagaaaggccttatgagtgcagtgaatgtgggaaatcttttacTAGTAGTTCTGGTCTCTATTATCATCAGAGAGTTCAcagtggagaaaggccttatgagtgcagtgaatgtgggaaatcttttacTACTAGTTCTGCTCTCTATTATCATCAGAGAGTTCAcagtggagaaaggccttatgagtgcagtgaatgtgggaagtgTTTTACTGGTAGCTCGAGCCTTAATCGTCATCAGAGGGTTCAcagtggagaaaggccttatgagtgcatTGCATGTGGGAAATGTTTTAGTATtatatctgatctttatgttcatcagagaattcacacaggagaaaggccttatAAGTGCAATGAATGTGGGAAATGTTTTACTGATACGTCAAGCCTTCGTCGTcatcagagagttcacactggagaaaggccttatgagtgtaCTGAATGTGGGAAATGCTTTAGCCGAAGACAGCTCCTCTATATCCATAGGAAAATCCACACTGGAGAAAAGCCTTGTGAGTGAAAGGAATGTGATAAATCTTATTGAAAGGTGCTACTTCATTAAACATCAGTTCACACTGGTAAAATGGCCTTATGAATATAGCGAATGTAGATGGGACTAATGATCAAGGAGTTTGAGATTGTAACAGGGTGGGAAGAAACCCTGCAGTTACTGTGCAGCAAATGTACCCTTTCTTGGGACAAACTGCGGCACAGAGAGAATGTATCATCTGTTGTGAACAGATGATATCCGCATTCAATGTCAGGTTGCCTGGTTCAGGACATAGGGAATCTGGTCATTTCAGTccttttctcccccttcccccgtTGAGGACTCAAAGACACGTTGTCCATCCGGACActtttgccccccaccccaggagcccTGCTGATACCACAGCCCCATGCTGATGAatagggctgtcttttctctgggAAATAACATTGATGGCTTTCTTGGAAATGACTCCCATTCATCTACCCAACCAAAACAGTGCTCATAGTGTTTTTATTCACATTTGTAAAGGAAGGCATTTGCAGCCCAGAGACATTGAGGGAATTCCACAAGACCTCACTACTGCCAGGTCTTTGATGAGAGTGGTTCCTCTACACTGCACCCTTCCAATGGCCTCTCCTGCTTTGAGCAGGGACTCCCATTTTCTTTGTCCCAAAGATGAACTACCAACCTGGTAGTTTTCCACCTGgacctccagcttcattttttccAGTGTACATCTGCTTCCTGCAAACACCCTCCCTCTTGGGACGTTCTTACAGTGACAGCAGCACTAAGCCAGGCACTGCAGAGAGGATCATTGGAGTCACCCCAGATGTGACACTGGCTCCACTGCCATATGCAGTGATTCGTTTTcaaggtcctttccttctttttcataaaCCCACTTCAGGATGTCCTCATTTCCCCATTATGCAGTTGACATGCTCACTGTTCTGGGCAGTGTGAAGGACACTGAAGGACTAGGAATGTCCACTGTGGCCCTCACATGACCTGGTCCCCAAGGCTATTCCTCCTAATCCTTATTACCATCCCCTTACtgctcctcctccaccaccctcCCCAAAATGTAAGTCaacaaataatgatttttaatcaGCAAGAACTTTCCTGCCCCCCTTTTTAGACCTACATTTGACCAACCTAGCTTAAAAGCTAAGACAGAATGCAGGCTGACCCCTCCTATGAAGACTGTAAAATCGCAGTATAAAATCAGTatgattttaattgcttttttctcacgtttcttttttttttttaattttgggtgcactttgtggcatgtgggattttagttatccaaccagggattgaacctctgccccctgcagtggaaatgcagaaCCATAACTagtggactgccaggggattccctCAGGATTTTTCAGtttgagttattattattattttttaatctattttttaccTGCATGTCTTGTTTTGATAAAtttctatttctgtcttttacctgcttttattttgtgagtttttgtctgttttctctttccttgacAAGTAAGAGATCAGGGAAACAACAAAGGTATCTGTGAGATTTCACACATTTACCCAATGTGAGTGACTTCTTTTCTGCATGGAACTGTAATTTGGCATAGTGAAAGAATATGTtctcaattttttcttaattttggtcTTATGCATAATGTAATGGCcacatacattatatatgttaaagataaatctggggcttccctggtggcgcagtggttgagagtccgcttgccaatgcaggggacacgggttcgtgccccggtctgggaagatcccacatgccgcggagtggctgggcccgtgagccacggccgctgagcctgcgcatctggagcctgtgctccacaacgggagaggccacgacagtgagaggtctgcgtaccgcaaaaaaaaaaaaaagataaatctgcACTATTAACATATGCTACatcaggttttttcctttttttattctcagtcccccccccccccatttttccccagaccacacagcttgtgggacctcagttccctgaccagacatcaaacccaggccccagcactgaaagcccagaatcctaatcactaggccaccagggaactcccatatcCTACCTCAGTCTTAAGTCCAGATATTCAgtaacacagtaaatgaaatccTGGTTTGTAGTCTTTGCCAATTTCCCTGGTGTAAATACTTCCAGCATATCCAATGTCAAATTGCCAACATAATGTCACTGAATATGGAGTTGGGAAGCCTTGCCAGGAGCCCACCATTGTATTCTTTTTCTACCTTACAGGTACAGTAGccacaaataattttaagaatgtcGCTAATAAACCATAGTAGAATGATTATAAAGTGACAGGTTttgcatatttgttttaaaaatcgtttaatatatgtatagttgactgaaaataaattacatgtaccttaaatgtacattttaacaCTGTGATACTTGTGTAAAGCCCTGAAACCAGTTTCCTCCTGTCACTTTTAATTcatcctcaaaattaaaaatactgatgcaAGAGCATATTCTActtttgaaataacttttttcaaatgtatatataaatggaatgactGTGTAGGAACCTTCCTGTATATTACATCATTTActatattttgtagattttttgtgtttgtgtatcGTGATTTACTTAGTGGTTTTTACAATTTATAATCCCAGGTATGTCTTtgaatacataaattttttttaatttattttatttatttttggctgtggtgggtcttcgttgctgcacacaggctttctctagttgcagcgagtgggagctacttttctttgcagtgcatgggcttctcattgtggtggcttctcttgttgtggagc
It includes:
- the LOC137215386 gene encoding zinc finger protein 211-like, which encodes MAAPALRDQAQGSVTFEDVAVYFSWEEWCLLDEVQIHLYLDVMLENFALVCMLGSWHRVEDEETPFEQSVSAGVSQIRTSSAGSSPEKAQLCKMCLPVLRDILHLAEEQGTNRGQKAYTCGACGKQFYFTANLQEHQKQHIREKPFSCDMGRPAFFKSCTIHATGNLSTYMEIGNNYVAKIGLQKQVTNTRKKLNNSKVCEAVFHSGKCHHSCGEGNKFSSHTEILVQSETVLTCERFCECSNCGKACTQRSNHSQHQKVHTGERPYECSQCGKFFTHKSSFLTHQRVHSGERPYECSECGKSFTTRSGLYYHLRVHTGERPYECNECGKSFSNRSILCNHQRVHSGEKPFECSECGKFFSRNGHLSAHKKVHTGEKPYECNKCGKFFTAKTSLHYHQRIHSGEKPYECSQCGKSFTTSSGFYYHQRVHSGERPYECSECGKSFTSSSGLYYHQRVHSGERPYECSECGKSFTTSSALYYHQRVHSGERPYECSECGKCFTGSSSLNRHQRVHSGERPYECIACGKCFSIISDLYVHQRIHTGERPYKCNECGKCFTDTSSLRRHQRVHTGERPYECTECGKCFSRRQLLYIHRKIHTGEKPCE